One genomic segment of Cottoperca gobio chromosome 21, fCotGob3.1, whole genome shotgun sequence includes these proteins:
- the LOC115026550 gene encoding olfactory receptor 10J4-like codes for MENSTVPFYFNLTMFVNIGHYRYPAFVFCLLLYSFIVSANVVIILVISRERTLHEPMYMFIACLCVNSLYGSTGFFPRFLADLLSDTHMISRPACFTQIFVIYTYASYEMTILSIMAYDRYIAVCHPLHYHRRMTTKTVVNLMALAWIFPILIVQALIYLSARLPLCGNEIQKVFCANWNIVKLSCVTTVVNNIVGLILTITIAYIPLFFILYTYLQILVVCWKSSEEFKGKVFQSCLPHVVSFVIYSTTAFCDVALSRFDFAEMNPFVAIFLSLEFVIIPPILNPLVYGHKLPEIRKHILRMLSWDKIIS; via the coding sequence ATGGAGAACAGCACTGTTcccttttattttaatctcaCAATGTTTGTGAACATTGGTCATTACCGCTATCCAGCCTTTGTTTTTTGCCTCCTACTCTACAGCTTTATTGTCTCTGCAAATGTTGTCATAATTCTTGTGATATCTCGGGAGAGAACACTACATGAGCCCATGTATATGtttattgcatgtttatgtgtCAACTCTCTGTATGGTTCTACCGGTTTCTTCCCCAGATTCCTCGCAGACCTTCTGTCTGATACTCATATGATCTCACGTCCTGCTTGTTTCACTCAGATCTTTGTTATTTACACATATGCTTCCTATGAAATGACCATTCTCAGTATTATGGCATATGATAGATATATTGCTGTATGTCATCCTTTACACTATCACAGAAGGATGACCACTAAAACAGTTGTTAATTTGATGGCACTGGCTTGGATTTTTCCAATCTTAATTGTTCAAGCATTAATTTATTTGTCTGCCCGGCTTCCTTTATGTGGTAATGAGATACAAAAAGTGTTTTGTGCCAACTGGAATATTGTAAAATTATCATGCGTTACCACTGTTGTCAACAACATTGTAGGTCTGATTTTGACTATAACTATAGCTTACATTCCGCTTTTTTTCATCCTGTACACCTATTTGCAAATTCTGGTTGTTTGCTGGAAAAGCTCAGAAGAATTCAAAGGAAAAGTTTTCCAGAGCTGTCTGCCACATGTTGTTTCATTTGTGATTTATTCTACCACAGCGTTTTGTGATGTTGCCTTGAGCCGGTTTGATTTTGCAGAGATGAATCCATTTGTGGCTATTTTTCTGTCACTGGAGTTTGTCATCATTCCTCCTATTCTGAATCCTCTCGTGTATGGCCATAAATTACCAGAaattagaaaacacattttaaggaTGTTATCATGGGACAAAATAATCTCTTAA